A single genomic interval of Candidatus Zixiibacteriota bacterium harbors:
- a CDS encoding PDZ domain-containing protein: MANNRTYNYSKMKHMRLVLAFLFVCAVTASAHAQNFDFERLGKAMNEYTVILEIRVELAFGSQTSEQKQRVLGTIVSTDGVVLFDGGFLDTDNAFSALSGLSIRTTPTKIEVKTLDGDKMSAEFIGVDRFTKLGFVKITSKGDQKFTPVKFASKVRFTLGTWLATYMLLPEFVSPPVAADIGMLSSIIESPEIFPLTVGFGPMEIGSVLYDSRLNPVGVVGVLTDPGNGTNDAGGFLDSYETSDFPLLGVITGERLSTVITNPPTRGKVDRAWLGITLQALTPDIAEFLKLDAKGGIIVNDVIVGSPAEKAGLKVGDVIYKIDDSPILVDREERVSVFQKRISEMGSGKTVTFGVLRPNGDDAAEITIPTTLEKAPISALDAAEYEHKPLELSVREMVFADFTFNNLDQSTFKGVVVSKIKSGTQAHIGGLQMGDIIQRIGSTPTTSVAEAEAALTAIEEEKPDEIIFFVWRDNKTMFVKVKTT; the protein is encoded by the coding sequence CGCCCATGCCCAGAATTTTGACTTTGAACGACTTGGCAAAGCCATGAATGAGTACACAGTTATCCTTGAAATACGAGTCGAGCTTGCCTTCGGATCCCAGACCTCCGAACAAAAACAGCGGGTACTGGGTACGATAGTTTCAACTGACGGGGTCGTGCTCTTTGATGGCGGTTTCCTTGATACCGATAATGCCTTTTCAGCTCTATCCGGACTGAGCATAAGGACAACTCCGACCAAAATCGAGGTGAAAACTCTCGATGGCGACAAGATGTCGGCTGAGTTTATCGGTGTCGATCGCTTCACAAAACTTGGATTTGTCAAAATCACATCTAAGGGCGATCAAAAGTTTACTCCGGTGAAATTTGCTTCCAAAGTTCGCTTCACTCTTGGAACATGGCTCGCGACCTATATGCTGCTTCCCGAATTTGTCTCACCTCCGGTGGCGGCAGACATTGGCATGCTTTCAAGCATAATTGAGTCTCCTGAGATATTTCCGCTGACCGTAGGCTTTGGTCCAATGGAAATTGGCTCGGTGCTCTATGACAGCCGCCTCAATCCGGTTGGTGTTGTCGGGGTTCTTACCGATCCGGGCAATGGAACCAACGATGCCGGAGGGTTTCTTGACTCGTACGAAACCTCTGATTTCCCTCTGCTTGGAGTAATCACTGGCGAGCGGCTATCCACTGTGATTACCAATCCTCCGACACGCGGCAAAGTAGACCGGGCATGGCTGGGTATCACTCTGCAGGCCCTGACGCCTGATATCGCGGAGTTTCTTAAGCTCGATGCCAAGGGCGGGATAATTGTCAATGACGTCATCGTTGGCTCTCCTGCCGAAAAAGCGGGTCTCAAAGTCGGCGATGTCATCTACAAAATTGATGATTCCCCAATACTTGTTGACCGCGAAGAACGTGTCTCTGTTTTCCAGAAACGAATTTCCGAAATGGGCTCCGGAAAGACAGTCACCTTTGGCGTCCTTCGACCAAACGGTGACGATGCGGCAGAAATTACAATCCCGACAACTCTCGAAAAGGCGCCGATTTCTGCCCTTGACGCCGCCGAGTATGAACATAAACCGCTCGAACTCTCCGTTCGTGAGATGGTCTTTGCAGACTTTACCTTTAATAACCTTGATCAGTCCACTTTCAAAGGTGTCGTCGTCTCAAAAATCAAATCCGGCACCCAGGCTCATATCGGCGGGCTTCAGATGGGTGATATTATCCAGCGCATCGGTTCTACCCCGACTACCTCAGTTGCCGAAGCCGAGGCGGCCTTAACGGCGATCGAGGAAGAGAAGCCTGATGAAATAATCTTCTTCGTCTGGAGGGATAACAAGACGATGTTTGTGAAAGTAAAGACGACTTAG